The genomic stretch AACCGATGGTGCGCCCGGTCGGCGATCTCGATCGCCCAGGCTGGTTGACCCTGGCGCCGTCGTCTCAGCCCCGCGCCAATGTGAGGTTTATGCCGGCACTTCTTCGCGATTTGACCGACGGCACAGCGAGCATACCGATTCCCGGCCTTCGTGATCCCTCCGCGAATCTCTCTCTCCGCGCTCTGGTACACGCTCGGCGTCAAGCCGAAGTAGCTCATCAGCTCGCGTGGATGGGAGAATCGTTCCACCTCAAAGATCTCCGTCTCTAGCGTCAGCGCCATGACTGTATCGATCCCCCGGATACAGCGGAGTACGCCCACTTCCATGGTTCGGCTCTCTTCCTGGGCAAGTCTTTCAAGAGTCCCCTTGAGCCGTCCCCGCCGATTCTCAAGCTCCATCAATCCGCTCAGTAACTCTTCGAAAGTCGCCGTGTCTTTCCAGGATTCGAAATGCTGCTCCCGCAACCAGGCCCGATGTCTGCCCGTCCAATTCATGCCTTCTCGATAGATCCGACCCCGGCGCGTCAAGAACTTCAGGATATGATGCTTCTTACGCGTCGACTCCTCGCCCACACGGTGATAGGTGCGCACCAGGTCGCGAGCCGACTCCGAATCCTCGCCAGGGATGGCGACCGCGCGAAGCTCTCCAGCCCGATACAAGTGAACGAGTTTCTTGGCATCGATGGGATCCGTCTTCACACGCTGACCGCTGCGACGCGGGGTCAGTGAGGGAGCCATCACCTCCACCACCACCGGGCCCATCGCCTCCAAACGCCGCATCAGCGCAAACCCGTTCGGACCAGCTTCATAACACATCCGAATCTCTCCGCCGTCCGCTTGCCGCTCCAGTTTTCGAACCCAACGTCTCAAGGCTTTATCCTCGTTGGGGATCCGACGAACCTCCGGATCCGTTTGCCGCGAACCTCGCACCATCGCGACCGTCAAATTCATCTTGTCGTCATCAATCCCAATCCATGTGATAGACTTTGCCATGACCGGTCTCCTTTCGTCTGTATGCGGTATTCAGCCCAACACTGACTGATAGCCCGCGATTGTACAGACTCGAGGCCGGTCACTCTATACTGTCTATCTACTTCAGCCGTCAGGCACAATAATTCCAAGAATTTCTCGCATTGGTGCTGTCTTCAAGCATGCGCCCCAGTCTTTTTGACCAATTCAACATACGGCTAACGAGGCAGAAAAAGCCGACCGGAACGTTATTGGATAACTACATTTGCCTCCCGGAACCCGCCTCCTATGAACAAATAGGGGATTCCGTAGAGGCTTCCTGACCTTTTCCTGCAGATTCAACGTACAGATCACCTGCGGACGCGAAGCGGCCGCCAGGTGCACGCCCTCGTTAGACATCTGATCGCTCAACCTCGATGATTCTTTGAAATCCTCGCTGCATACGATACCGCCAGAACATCAATGCCGCCACAGTCAACATCATGACCACCTGTAACAGCATCAACAGCCTGGATGTTAGGGGGTCCAGCTTCCGTGAGTCGATCTTGATGGCCTCCGAGCAATCAAGACGATTAACTCCCGCCACTCTACCCTTAACCCCAGATACGCCGGGCACTCCGTTTACCGTTGGAACCACCGCGACATTGACCTGGGACCAGTCGCCTGGGTTCATCAGGGCACCCTGGATCAAGATTTCCGAACCTAACGGCATAGGATCAAGCCGGAGATCCGGCGGGTTTGCGGCAGATTGTTCCACCCCGAGGATCTCGGCGACGTCCTTAAGTTCAACGGTCAAGGGCTCCTCGAAATCAACACCCCGAATTGGTTGCGATCCGTCGTTGGCTATCCGGATTTGT from Candidatus Eisenbacteria bacterium encodes the following:
- a CDS encoding IS110 family transposase; this encodes MAKSITWIGIDDDKMNLTVAMVRGSRQTDPEVRRIPNEDKALRRWVRKLERQADGGEIRMCYEAGPNGFALMRRLEAMGPVVVEVMAPSLTPRRSGQRVKTDPIDAKKLVHLYRAGELRAVAIPGEDSESARDLVRTYHRVGEESTRKKHHILKFLTRRGRIYREGMNWTGRHRAWLREQHFESWKDTATFEELLSGLMELENRRGRLKGTLERLAQEESRTMEVGVLRCIRGIDTVMALTLETEIFEVERFSHPRELMSYFGLTPSVYQSAEREIRGGITKAGNRYARCAVGQIAKKCRHKPHIGAGLRRRRQGQPAWAIEIADRAHHRLYKRYWTLLMRGMPTAKVTTAVARELVSFVWEALTEVRRRSRQQAA